The Stigmatella aurantiaca genome contains the following window.
GCGTCCCCGCGGGCCAGAGCATCGTCCGTCCCCGCTCGCGCTGCCCGAAGTGTGGATACACGCTTACCTGGTACGACAACATCCCGCTCGTGTCGTGGCTGATGCTCCGGGGCCGGTGCCGGGGGTGCGCGGCGCCCATTTCCGTCCGCTACCCCTTGGTGGAGCTGGCCACCGGGCTGCTGTTCCTGGCGTGTTGGCGCCGGTTCGGCCTGTCCTGGGAGCTGCTCTCGGGGCTCGTGCTCATCACGCTGTTGATCCCGCTCACCTTTATTGATCTGGAGCATTGGATCCTCCCGTTCTCGCTCACGGTGCCGGGCATCGTCCTGGGGGTGGGGCTCGCCGGGCTCCTGGGCGTGGAGGCCCTGCGCGATGCGGCCGTGGGCGCGGCGGTGGGGTTCCTCGTCTTCCGGCTGATGGAGTACCTGGGCTGGAAGTTGCTGCGGAAGGAGGCGCTGGGCGGCGGCGACAAGTACCTGGTCGCGATGCTGGGTGGCTTTCTGACGTGGCGGTCGCTGCTGGGGATCCTCTTTCTCTCGTCGTTCCAGGGGGCGGTGGTGGGCATCCTGCTCATTGTGCTCACCGGGCGGGCCGGTCCCCGGGCAGAGGGGCAGGGGGACGCGCAGGAGCCAGCTCAGGAGGCGCCCGAGCCCGAGCTGACGATGACGTGGGAGTTCCTCAAGCCTGGGATTCCCCTGTGGCGCCGCCTGCTCTGGGCGCCGGTGTGCCTGCTGTTTCAGCCCATCCCCGATGAGCCGAAGGACGAGGAGGGGCAGGAGATCGACTGGGTGCCGGGCAAGACGAACATCCCCTTCGGTCCGTGGTTGGCCTTGGCGGGCCTGGAGATCCTCCTGCTGGGCCCCTGGCTGACGCGAGTGCTGCCCCCGAACCT
Protein-coding sequences here:
- a CDS encoding prepilin peptidase, whose protein sequence is MDPELTPFPSALLASWLFVLGLCVGSFLNVVIARVPAGQSIVRPRSRCPKCGYTLTWYDNIPLVSWLMLRGRCRGCAAPISVRYPLVELATGLLFLACWRRFGLSWELLSGLVLITLLIPLTFIDLEHWILPFSLTVPGIVLGVGLAGLLGVEALRDAAVGAAVGFLVFRLMEYLGWKLLRKEALGGGDKYLVAMLGGFLTWRSLLGILFLSSFQGAVVGILLIVLTGRAGPRAEGQGDAQEPAQEAPEPELTMTWEFLKPGIPLWRRLLWAPVCLLFQPIPDEPKDEEGQEIDWVPGKTNIPFGPWLALAGLEILLLGPWLTRVLPPNLALLVGGLP